The following proteins are co-located in the Longimicrobiaceae bacterium genome:
- a CDS encoding PHP domain-containing protein produces MKRIDLHLHSRASDGHLSPAAVVDAAVAGRLDVIALTDHDTVGGVREAMEAGRERAIRVVPGIEISTRHADAEIHVLGYFVDPDSEPMRRHSEGARGRRVDRAQRMVRRLQEQGIPLEYEDVVREAGPDASSIGRPHIARALLAGGHTRYYAEAFDRYLADGRSAFVLTDFPSVREAIEMIHSAGGVAVWAHPPVEVFDREIRTFAAWGMDGVECFRPNNPPAESLLFETAARALGLLRSGGSDWHGPHRSRLGDFAVREEDVRELMEAGNRTPPAAA; encoded by the coding sequence ATGAAACGGATCGACCTGCACCTCCACTCCCGTGCCTCCGACGGGCACCTCTCCCCCGCGGCCGTGGTCGATGCCGCCGTGGCGGGCCGCCTGGACGTGATCGCGCTCACCGACCACGACACGGTGGGCGGGGTGCGCGAGGCGATGGAGGCCGGGCGCGAGCGCGCGATCCGCGTCGTCCCCGGGATCGAGATCAGCACGCGACACGCCGACGCGGAGATCCACGTCCTGGGCTACTTCGTGGATCCGGACTCGGAGCCGATGCGCCGCCATTCCGAGGGGGCCCGCGGCCGCCGTGTGGACCGCGCGCAGCGGATGGTGCGAAGGCTGCAGGAGCAGGGGATCCCGCTGGAGTACGAGGACGTCGTCCGCGAGGCGGGGCCGGACGCGTCGTCCATCGGGCGCCCGCACATCGCCCGCGCGCTGCTCGCGGGGGGGCACACCCGCTACTACGCGGAAGCGTTCGACCGCTACCTCGCGGACGGGAGGAGCGCCTTCGTGCTCACCGACTTCCCGTCGGTGCGCGAAGCGATCGAGATGATCCACTCCGCCGGGGGGGTGGCCGTCTGGGCGCACCCGCCGGTGGAGGTGTTCGACCGGGAGATCCGGACCTTCGCGGCGTGGGGGATGGACGGGGTGGAGTGCTTCCGCCCGAACAACCCCCCCGCCGAGTCGCTCCTCTTCGAGACCGCGGCGCGCGCGCTGGGGCTGCTCCGCAGCGGCGGGTCCGACTGGCACGGCCCCCACCGGAGCCGTCTGGGCGACTTCGCGGTCCGCGAGGAGGACGTGCGCGAGCTGATGGAGGCAGGGAACCGGACTCCGCCGGCAGCAGCCTAG
- the atpC gene encoding ATP synthase F1 subunit epsilon yields the protein MAAPAAGAGAGAGALRVSVLSPEQTVYEGTAAQVVVPAHDGLLGILRGHAPMMALLGEGVLRIENGRDVAQFRVSGGFLQVVNDTVTVLSEHAAAA from the coding sequence ATGGCGGCCCCCGCTGCGGGCGCCGGTGCCGGGGCGGGGGCGCTGCGCGTCTCCGTCCTCTCGCCGGAGCAGACCGTCTACGAGGGCACGGCCGCCCAGGTGGTGGTCCCCGCGCACGACGGGCTGCTCGGGATCCTGCGGGGGCACGCGCCGATGATGGCGCTCCTCGGGGAAGGGGTCCTGCGCATCGAGAACGGCCGGGACGTGGCGCAGTTCCGCGTCTCCGGCGGCTTCCTCCAGGTGGTGAACGACACCGTGACGGTGCTCAGCGAGCACGCCGCCGCGGCCTGA
- the atpD gene encoding F0F1 ATP synthase subunit beta — protein MAAIAPDRATVPTGAAKVGRVVQVIGPVIDAEFEGTLPDIYNALRVTRPGTDGVDAEIVLEVQQHIGRNQVRAVAMESTDGVVRGMEIVDTGEAITVPVGRPALGRILNVLGQPVDEAGVIPQSAERWPIHRPAPKFVDLEAKTEILETGIKVLDLLTPYVKGGKIGLFGGAGVGKTVVIMELINNIAKGHGGRSVFAGVGERTREGTDLWLEFKEGGLIKDENLEESSVALVYGQMNEPPGARLRVALSGLTVAEYFRDVEKQDVLFFVDNIFRFTQAGSEVSALLGRMPSAVGYQPTLATEMGQLQERITSTREGSITSVQAIYVPADDLTDPAPATAFAHLDATTVLSRAISELGIYPAVDPLDSTSRILDPQYIGERHYQVATSVQRILQRYKELQDIIAILGMDELTEEDKVIVGRARRLQRFLSQPFHVAEQFTGTPGEYVKLEDTIESFERVVSGEFDHLPEQAFYMVGGIEGAVEKARKLEQGG, from the coding sequence ATGGCAGCCATTGCCCCTGATCGGGCCACCGTCCCGACCGGCGCCGCCAAGGTGGGCCGCGTGGTGCAGGTGATCGGTCCGGTGATCGACGCGGAGTTCGAGGGGACCCTCCCCGACATCTACAACGCGCTCCGGGTGACCCGCCCGGGGACCGACGGCGTGGACGCCGAGATCGTGCTCGAGGTGCAGCAGCACATCGGGCGCAACCAGGTGCGCGCCGTCGCCATGGAGTCCACCGACGGCGTGGTCCGCGGGATGGAGATCGTGGACACCGGCGAGGCGATCACCGTCCCCGTCGGGCGCCCCGCGCTCGGCCGGATCCTGAACGTGCTCGGGCAGCCCGTGGACGAGGCGGGCGTGATCCCGCAGTCCGCGGAGCGCTGGCCGATCCACCGTCCGGCCCCGAAGTTCGTGGACCTGGAGGCCAAGACCGAGATCCTGGAGACCGGCATCAAGGTGCTCGACCTCCTCACCCCGTACGTGAAGGGCGGCAAGATCGGCCTCTTCGGCGGCGCGGGCGTGGGGAAGACGGTCGTCATCATGGAGCTGATCAACAACATCGCCAAGGGGCACGGCGGGCGCTCCGTGTTCGCCGGCGTCGGCGAGCGCACCCGCGAGGGCACCGACCTCTGGCTGGAGTTCAAGGAGGGCGGGCTCATCAAGGACGAGAACCTGGAGGAGTCGTCCGTCGCCCTGGTGTACGGGCAGATGAACGAGCCGCCGGGCGCGCGTCTCCGCGTGGCGCTCTCCGGGCTGACGGTGGCGGAGTACTTCCGCGACGTCGAGAAGCAGGACGTGCTCTTCTTCGTGGACAACATCTTCCGCTTCACGCAGGCGGGCTCCGAGGTGTCGGCGCTGCTGGGCCGCATGCCCTCCGCGGTGGGCTACCAGCCGACGCTGGCCACCGAGATGGGGCAGCTCCAGGAGCGGATCACCTCCACCCGCGAGGGCTCGATCACCTCGGTGCAGGCGATCTACGTGCCGGCCGACGACCTCACGGACCCGGCCCCGGCCACCGCGTTCGCGCACCTGGACGCCACCACGGTGCTTTCCCGCGCGATCTCCGAGCTGGGGATCTACCCGGCGGTGGATCCGCTCGACTCCACCAGCCGGATCCTGGACCCGCAGTACATCGGGGAGCGGCACTACCAGGTCGCCACCTCGGTGCAGCGGATCCTGCAGCGCTACAAGGAGCTCCAGGACATCATCGCGATCCTCGGGATGGACGAGCTCACCGAGGAGGACAAGGTGATCGTCGGGCGGGCGCGGCGCCTCCAGCGCTTCCTGTCGCAGCCCTTCCACGTGGCCGAGCAGTTCACCGGCACCCCCGGCGAGTACGTGAAGCTGGAGGACACCATCGAGTCGTTCGAGCGCGTGGTGAGCGGCGAGTTCGACCACCTCCCGGAGCAGGCCTTCTACATGGTCGGCGGCATCGAGGGCGCCGTGGAGAAGGCCCGCAAGCTGGAGCAGGGCGGCTGA
- a CDS encoding F0F1 ATP synthase subunit gamma has protein sequence MAKGRELKGRIRSVQNTRKITRTMEMVATSKLKRAQDRVAAARPYAEQLGEVIQRLLTPELAVRYPLLRQPEQVRRAAVVLLTSNRGLAGGFNANLIREARTLLRDLRGRGVEVELHIAGKKGISFFRFQGETLRSAVNDISDRPSAADAERLVNDLMDDFTAGTLDAVYVVYARFVSALSTPPATLQLLPVPAPAEGERSGGGTDYILEPSADEILNRILPLYVRNGVYRALVETAAAEQGARRTAMKNATDNAGDILEGLTRTYNRVRQAAITQEIAEIVGGAAALD, from the coding sequence ATGGCCAAAGGGAGAGAACTCAAGGGGCGGATCCGCTCGGTCCAGAACACGCGCAAGATCACGCGGACGATGGAGATGGTCGCCACGTCCAAGCTCAAGCGCGCCCAGGACCGCGTGGCCGCCGCCCGACCCTACGCGGAGCAGCTCGGCGAGGTCATCCAGCGCCTCCTGACCCCGGAGCTGGCGGTCCGCTACCCGCTGCTCCGGCAGCCGGAGCAGGTGCGGCGTGCCGCCGTGGTCCTGCTCACCTCCAACCGCGGCCTGGCGGGCGGCTTCAACGCCAACCTGATCCGCGAGGCGCGGACCCTGCTGCGCGACCTCCGCGGCCGGGGTGTCGAGGTGGAGCTGCACATCGCCGGGAAGAAGGGGATCTCCTTCTTCCGCTTCCAGGGCGAGACGCTACGCAGCGCGGTCAACGACATCAGCGACCGCCCGTCGGCCGCGGACGCCGAGCGGCTGGTGAACGACCTGATGGACGACTTCACGGCGGGCACGCTGGACGCCGTGTACGTGGTGTACGCGCGCTTCGTCTCCGCGCTCTCCACCCCGCCCGCCACCCTGCAGCTCCTCCCGGTGCCCGCACCGGCCGAGGGTGAGCGGAGCGGGGGCGGAACGGACTACATCCTGGAGCCCTCCGCGGACGAGATCCTGAACCGGATCCTCCCCCTGTACGTGCGCAACGGGGTGTACCGCGCGCTGGTCGAGACGGCCGCCGCCGAGCAGGGCGCCCGGCGGACCGCCATGAAGAACGCCACCGACAACGCCGGCGACATCCTGGAGGGGCTGACCCGCACCTACAATCGGGTGCGGCAGGCGGCCATCACGCAGGAGATCGCCGAGATCGTCGGCGGTGCCGCGGCGCTGGACTAG